AAGCATCTAAGCGGGAAACTGACTTCAAGATAAGTATTCTTTTAGACATCTTCGAGACTAGGAGATTGATAGGTTGGGGGTGTAAGAGTAGCAATGCTTTTAGCTGACCAATACTAATATGTCGAAGTCTTAACCTTTAAATACTACTATATAGTTTCAAGTGTTCAAAATAACACAAAATATTGATTGGTAACTATGGCTACGAGGGTACACCCAGTAACATTCCGAACCTGGAAGTTAAGCTCGTAAACGTCGAAAGTACTTGGGGGGCAGCCCCCTGGGAGGATAGAAAGTTGCCAATCTTTTTTTATTTTTTGGAAAGTATTTAAAATTTTACAAATGGCATAGTTTGATAAGCAAACTATTTGTGTAATTTGTGTAAAAAAACATTTTTCAGCCCTTGACATTTGTTAGCTTTTCGGATATATTGATATAGGAGATTAAAATATTGGGTAGGAGGTAACATTATGTACGTTATAGATAAAGATACATGTGTAGGATGTGGATCATGTGAAGGAACTTGTCCAGTATCAGCAATATCGGCTGATGATAACGGAAAGTACGAGATTGGAGAGTCTTGTGTTGACTGTGGATCATGCGCTGGAGTATGTCCAGTAGAAGCTATTGCAGCTGGAAACTAATAAGGTAATTAATTTTAACTAAAATATAAAAACCAAAAACCAAAAATAAAAAATATATGGAGGAATGATTATGCACGTAATAGATAAAGAAGTATGTATAGGTTGTGGAGCTTGTGAGGCAGTATGTCCAGTATCAGCAATATCAGCTGACGCAGATGGAAAAAGAGAAATAAACGATACTTGTATCGACTGTGGATCATGTGCAGCTACATGTCCAGTAGATGCTATATCAGCAGAGTAATAGTAATTAAAAGATAGCCTAGGATTTTAATCTTAGGCTATTTATATGCCACCTTAGCTCAGTAGGTAGAGCAATACCATGGTAAGGTAGAGGTCGTTGGTTCGATTCCGATAGGTGGCACCATAGGATAAATATCAGAGGAGCTAGAATTTCTAGCTCTTTTTTTGTTATAATGAAAATATTAAAGAAAGGGAGGAGCCAATGAAATTTGATAATTTAAATGAAAATCAAAGAGAGGCAGTTTTATCAATTAAAGGACCTGTACTTATTATAGCTGGACCAGGATCTGGGAAAACAAGAACTTTAGTTGAGAGAATAAGTTATATGCTTGAGGAAAAAAGAATACCTCCAGAAAAAATACTTGTAACAACATTTACAGAAAAAGCTGCAAGGGAATTAATAACTAGAGTTTATAACAGAATAGAAGATAAAAGTATAAATTTAAATGAACTTTATATAGGAACTATACACTCGGTATGTTTGAAAATAATAGATGAATTTATAGACAAAACAGATTTATATCAGGGATATGAAAT
This genomic stretch from Cetobacterium ceti harbors:
- a CDS encoding 4Fe-4S binding protein → MHVIDKEVCIGCGACEAVCPVSAISADADGKREINDTCIDCGSCAATCPVDAISAE
- a CDS encoding 4Fe-4S binding protein translates to MYVIDKDTCVGCGSCEGTCPVSAISADDNGKYEIGESCVDCGSCAGVCPVEAIAAGN